The window TTGCCGTATTTGGCTATCACGTTCATTGGCCCTCCGGATTGCGCTACCATTCTATTCCCGCCGCCGTCCCGTGTCCATGCGCCGTCAACGCGCGCCGCCGCCGGACGTGTCCGTTATTTCCCACCGGTGGTCCACCAGGCAGACACCAAGCTTTTTCTGAGGCGTCAGCCCGGTGCTGTAAAAATGCCCCGCCGCCACCACAAGCTCCCCGAAGTTGAGGAACAGGTGCGACCGGACCCCGTCCACGAATCCGGAAAAGTGATACTGATACGCTCCCCCTATGAGCGGAAGGCGCGGTATTGTCAGCGTCACCCTCCCCCTGCCCGGTTTTACCTGGAATTTTTCACCTGCATGCTGCGTGGTGCAGCAGAATACTTTCACCTGGTCCTCGTTTTCCATTATGAAATGAAAGTCCACCACTCCATCGCGCCCCTCTGCAAGCTCGTATTCGAACACGACTTTCATCGGCTCCCCGCTGCGCACAACCGAAGCCGGGGACCCGCCGCCATCGAGTATCGTCACCGATTTTATCTCCAGCGGCCCTTCCGGCTTCACCTTTTTGAGGGTGGAAACACCCGCGCTCAAAATTTTCGTGCGGTAATGGGTGATGGCGTCGTCTATCTCCCCGAAGTATTTCACCTCCCCGGCGTCCAGGAGTATCCCCTTGCCGCAAAGGGTGGAGACCGTGGAGAGGTTGTGGCTTACGAACACGAGAGTGCGCCCCTCCTTGCTGATCCCCTCCATCTTGCCGATGCATTTTTTCTGGAACTCCGCGTCCCCCACCGCCAGCACTTCGTCCACCAGCAGTATCTCCGGCTCCAGGTGCGCCGCCACCGCGAAGGCCAGCCGCACGTACATGCCGGATGAATATCGTTTCACCGGCGTGTCCAGAAAGCGCTCCACCCCGGCGAACGCCACAATTTCGTCGAACTTTTTGGATATCTCCCCCTTGCGCATGCCGAGGATCGCCCCGTTGAGGAAAATGTTCTCCCGCCCGGTCAGTTCCGGATGGAACCCAGTGCCCACTTCCAGAAGGCTCGCCACCCGCCCTTTTAGGGTTATCCTCCCGGTGGTCGGCTCCGTGATCCTGGTGAGTATCTTGAGCAGCGTGGACTTGCCCGCGCCGTTCCTGCCGATAAGGCCCACCCTTTCACCCTGCCCGATGTTGAACTCCACGTCCTTTAAAGCCCAGAATTCCTCCTTCGCCGGATAGTCCCCGCCGGCGGATCCGTCTCCATGCGGACGGATGAGTTTTTTCCCGACGCTGGCGAACTTGCGGGCGATCTCATCGCGCAATGTGGTGTATGTGTCCTTGGCCTTGTGGGCAAGCACATATTTTTTGGAAAGATTCTCGGCTATTATCGCGTCACTCATGGCTGCCTTTAAATCGTGTCAGCAAAGGAACGTTCAACCCTGCGAAAATATAGCGCGCCACTCACGGCAAGGGTGGCCGCGAAGGCCATGGAGACAAAAAGAGCCGGCCAGTATATTTCGCCCGTCCCGCCAAGCAGCGCCCAGCGGAACCCGTCAATCACCCCCACCATCGGATTGAGGGAGTACAACATGCGCCATTTTTCCGGGATCACGCCGCTGGAAAAGCCGACCGGGGTTATATAAAGCCCTATCTGGAGCATGAACGGTATCACATAGCGGAAATCGCGGTATTTGACGCTAAGGGACGAAAACCATATGCCCACCCCCGCCGAGAGGGTGAAGCCCAGGACGGCGAAAAGCGGGAGCGCCACGATCCGCCCGTCGGGGGAGTGGCCATACCATGCCATCACGAGGGACAGTATCATAAGGGCGATTAGAAAATCGGCGACGCTCACCATAATTGAGCTTAAGGGGATTATGAACCTTGGGAAATAGACCTTTGTCACAAGGCTTGCGTTGCCCACGATGCTAAGACTTGCGTCCGAGATGGAGTTGGCGAAAAACTGCCACGGCAGCATCGCCGCGAGCACCATCACAGGATATGGAGCCGCCCCTTCCGCCGGAAGCTTGGCGATCCACGAAAATACCACCGTGAGCGTGGCCATCGTGAGCATGGGCCTAATCACCCCCCAGGCCACCCCCACGGCCGTCTGCTTGTAACGCACCAGAAGGTCGCGCCAGGCCAGGAAGAATAGAAGCTCCCTGAAACGCCAGACGTCCAGCCAGTATTGGGCGCTGGCCCTGTCCGCCTCTATGATGAGGGTTGGCAACGCATCCGCGGGGCGGTTGTTTATTTCCATATCACATCGCCGACAACGGGCTGTTAAAATATATTAGCCGCGCCGAATCGGAGCCCTTTTTCATCTTCCTCCACCACTCCAGGAATTTCACGTCGCACACGATGATCCTGTCGTATTCAAGGCTGTCGGCCGCCTCAAACGGCTGGGCGGGCGCCCCGGCCACGCTCATCCCCTCCCACTCGTCCGCCACCACGGCCACGAGAGTAAGGTTGTCCATGGCCAGAAGGTTCATCACCGCTATCTCAGCCAGGTCGTTATAGCCGGCCACCACGATGCGTGTCATGTTCGATTCCAGGCATTCGGCCAGGTTCGCCCGGATCATCCCCTGGGCGGTCTTATAATTTTCCAGTGTCGCCGAAAAATAGCGCAGCGTCAGCCGCCCCTTTTCCAGAAAACCCTCCGGGGTCAGGTAATACAGCCATCGCCGCGGGCTCACCTGCTTTGCCTTCACATAGCCCTTGTTTATCACCCTGCGCATGAAGGAATGGACCAGCCCCGCCGCAAGCCCGGTGCGGACCGTGATCTTTTTCTCCGAAACGTCCTTCCCCTCCTCGATAATCCCGAGGATCTGGAGCGCAACGGCCTCATTCGCCATTGTTTTGTAAAACGAGTGTGGCGACTGTTTATCTTTTTTCATAATGCGTGAATTTAAAGGCGGTAAAGAATGATCTGGATTTGGAAGACCGCGTGTGGGAAAAAACTCCGCTAAAAGCGATTAAAGGCACGCCTCCGGCGCCCTGCCTGTCAACCCCCGCCCCGCGCGGCCCGCAAACTCCGCAAGCCGTCAGGAAACAAGGGATGTGATTGCTCACATGATGAGCATATTAGGGCCTGCAACCGTTTTTGTCAATCAAATATCAGGCTTTGATTTCACTCCAATGGTGTCACCCCGGCCAAGCGCGCCGCGATCCTGATCCCGGATAGCCGATGACGGCTTCCGTGATGACACGGCCCTTGTTCAACGCTTCCCCGTGTTTGGCTGCTGTCCGGGGTGTTTGAGCGCGCAAGCGCGTCACCCCGGACTCCTCGTATCACGATAGAGGACACCGGGGTGACCGCCCTTCGGGCTACAACACCCCGGTGAGCGGTAAAACGCCCCTCGGCAAGCTCGGCGTGACATAACTTGTCATGGTGAGCAATGTCATCCTGAGCCTGTCGAAGGATTGTCGAACCATGACTACACTACCCCGCGCTCCCAAAGGAAAATACCCATTGTCGAAAATGATTTTCTGCTTCCCTGTGGTCGTATCTATATAGCGCTTCCCCATAGCGCTTCCCCGTGATCGCCTCTTAATGCTTCCCCGTGGTCGCTGACCACGGATTCCTAAAGCGAGCAACCGTGGTCAGGCCGGACTGTTGCCCAAAAGGGAAAACACGCGAAACGAACGCTGT of the Nitrospinota bacterium genome contains:
- a CDS encoding ABC transporter ATP-binding protein produces the protein MSDAIIAENLSKKYVLAHKAKDTYTTLRDEIARKFASVGKKLIRPHGDGSAGGDYPAKEEFWALKDVEFNIGQGERVGLIGRNGAGKSTLLKILTRITEPTTGRITLKGRVASLLEVGTGFHPELTGRENIFLNGAILGMRKGEISKKFDEIVAFAGVERFLDTPVKRYSSGMYVRLAFAVAAHLEPEILLVDEVLAVGDAEFQKKCIGKMEGISKEGRTLVFVSHNLSTVSTLCGKGILLDAGEVKYFGEIDDAITHYRTKILSAGVSTLKKVKPEGPLEIKSVTILDGGGSPASVVRSGEPMKVVFEYELAEGRDGVVDFHFIMENEDQVKVFCCTTQHAGEKFQVKPGRGRVTLTIPRLPLIGGAYQYHFSGFVDGVRSHLFLNFGELVVAAGHFYSTGLTPQKKLGVCLVDHRWEITDTSGGGAR
- a CDS encoding ABC transporter permease, translating into MEINNRPADALPTLIIEADRASAQYWLDVWRFRELLFFLAWRDLLVRYKQTAVGVAWGVIRPMLTMATLTVVFSWIAKLPAEGAAPYPVMVLAAMLPWQFFANSISDASLSIVGNASLVTKVYFPRFIIPLSSIMVSVADFLIALMILSLVMAWYGHSPDGRIVALPLFAVLGFTLSAGVGIWFSSLSVKYRDFRYVIPFMLQIGLYITPVGFSSGVIPEKWRMLYSLNPMVGVIDGFRWALLGGTGEIYWPALFVSMAFAATLAVSGALYFRRVERSFADTI